Proteins from one Roseimicrobium gellanilyticum genomic window:
- a CDS encoding sulfatase, with the protein MRSFVLLLLLFAVPCPRIFAAEKPNIIIILADDLGWADLPAYGHPFHETPHLDRLVKEGMRFTQFYAGPVCSPTRANLQSGQDQARFGITQHIPGHRRPFAKLSDPEVPRQLPLEVKTFAERLGAAGYKTGYFGKWHLGGEGFGPEKQGWQTALEAKGNVASPKVNGKSEAERMADFLSQKATAFIEEHKKEPFLLQVSHAAVHIPLSTTPALQAKYEGKAKTAGYPCNPTYAGLLEELDQSVGRIMDTVERTGLAERTLIIFLSDNGGLEHEQSGKVVTTNRPLRGEKGMLYEGGIRVPAIMRWTSHVPPGSVCDVPAITMDVYPTLMHLAGVNLEEAGAAALDGTNLATLLQDPRAPLSRETLCWHLPHYHHSTPASAIRRGDWKLIEFFESGDLELYHLKADPGEKLNMAEMEKAKTEELRTALVEWRQKVGARMPVPNPNYDAARADELGKGKREE; encoded by the coding sequence ATGAGATCTTTTGTCCTGCTGCTTCTTTTGTTCGCAGTGCCATGCCCGCGAATCTTCGCGGCGGAGAAGCCGAACATCATCATCATCCTTGCAGATGACCTCGGCTGGGCGGACCTGCCTGCGTATGGTCATCCTTTTCATGAGACGCCGCATCTGGATCGGCTGGTGAAGGAAGGCATGCGGTTCACGCAGTTCTACGCGGGGCCGGTGTGCTCACCCACGCGTGCGAACCTGCAGAGCGGGCAGGACCAGGCGCGTTTTGGGATCACGCAGCATATCCCGGGACATCGGCGTCCTTTTGCGAAGCTGAGTGATCCTGAGGTGCCCAGGCAGCTGCCGCTGGAGGTGAAGACCTTCGCCGAGCGGTTGGGTGCGGCAGGATACAAGACGGGTTACTTTGGCAAGTGGCATCTGGGAGGCGAGGGTTTTGGGCCGGAGAAGCAGGGCTGGCAGACCGCTTTGGAAGCGAAGGGGAACGTTGCGTCACCCAAGGTGAACGGCAAATCGGAGGCGGAGCGCATGGCGGATTTCCTTTCCCAAAAAGCGACGGCATTCATTGAGGAGCACAAGAAGGAGCCTTTCCTTCTGCAAGTCTCTCATGCTGCCGTGCACATCCCGCTTTCCACCACACCAGCGCTCCAGGCAAAGTATGAGGGCAAGGCGAAGACCGCGGGCTATCCCTGCAATCCCACGTACGCCGGATTGTTGGAAGAACTGGATCAAAGCGTGGGCCGCATCATGGACACCGTGGAGCGCACCGGGTTGGCGGAGAGGACACTCATCATCTTCCTCTCGGACAATGGGGGACTCGAGCACGAGCAGAGTGGCAAGGTCGTGACGACGAATAGACCCCTCCGTGGTGAAAAGGGCATGCTGTACGAAGGTGGCATCCGGGTTCCGGCAATCATGCGCTGGACCAGCCACGTGCCGCCCGGCAGTGTGTGTGACGTGCCAGCCATCACCATGGATGTGTATCCCACCTTGATGCACCTCGCTGGGGTAAATCTTGAGGAAGCGGGTGCCGCAGCGCTGGACGGCACGAACCTGGCCACCCTGCTGCAGGACCCGAGGGCGCCGCTCTCTCGCGAGACCCTGTGCTGGCATCTGCCGCACTACCATCACAGCACGCCAGCGAGCGCCATCCGTCGTGGCGACTGGAAATTGATCGAGTTCTTTGAGAGTGGCGATCTGGAGCTCTACCATCTGAAAGCGGATCCCGGTGAGAAGCTGAACATGGCTGAGATGGAGAAGGCCAAGACGGAGGAGCTGCGCACAGCCCTGGTGGAATGGAGGCAGAAGGTGGGTGCGAGAATGCCCGTGCCGAATCCGAACTATGATGCTGCAAGGGCCGACGAACTGGGCAAGGGAAAGCGGGAGGAGTGA
- a CDS encoding arylsulfatase has protein sequence MLAAQVSRAEKPDIIVILSDDMGFSDIGCYGGEIETPNLDALAKGGLKYTQFYNTARCCPTRAALLTGLYPHQAGIGHMMDDKGLDGYRGELSRNGATMAEVVKPAGYRTYMVGKWHVTKKVNPQGENEKGNWPLQRGFERFYGTIHGAGSFFDPNSLVKDNTLISPYADPDYKPEQYYYTDAISDHAVRFIADHAKENKDKPFFMYVAYTAAHWPMHAKEADMAKYRHRYAAGYDAVRAARLKKARELGVVDESWAIAPQAGGKWEAVKNREYEERCMEVYAAMADCMDQGIGRIVEELKKQGRYENTLIFFMQDNGGCAETIGRGTGGGNKKKQNANAAGGPAQRRAEKPSPSADYPQPSLPPLAADYLQPDMIPKQTRDGYPMRQGYGVMPGGADTYCGYGEAWANVSNTPFREYKHWVHEGGISTPLIAHWPAGTDHPGRLVKEPAHLIDIMATVVDLSGATYPKELGGVAITPMEGVSLKAPFLGGKVVRSQPIFWEHEGNRAVRDGKWKLVAKGPRGKWELYDMEADRTEQHDLAGQHQDVVKDMAAKWEVWAKRSQVIPWIWGAPYGEEKGKSGKEK, from the coding sequence GTGCTTGCAGCCCAGGTTTCTCGCGCTGAGAAACCCGACATAATCGTCATCCTGAGCGATGACATGGGCTTCAGCGACATTGGCTGCTACGGCGGCGAAATTGAAACCCCGAATCTGGACGCGCTGGCAAAGGGTGGGCTGAAGTACACGCAGTTCTACAATACAGCACGGTGCTGTCCGACTCGTGCGGCTTTGCTCACAGGACTGTATCCGCATCAGGCAGGCATCGGGCACATGATGGATGACAAGGGGCTGGATGGCTATCGCGGCGAGCTCAGCCGCAACGGTGCGACCATGGCGGAGGTGGTGAAACCCGCGGGCTACCGCACCTACATGGTGGGCAAGTGGCATGTGACGAAGAAGGTGAATCCGCAGGGTGAGAACGAGAAGGGCAACTGGCCGCTGCAGCGTGGCTTCGAGCGCTTCTACGGCACCATCCATGGGGCGGGCAGTTTCTTTGATCCAAACTCGCTGGTGAAGGACAACACGCTCATCTCGCCCTACGCAGATCCGGATTACAAGCCGGAGCAGTATTACTACACGGATGCCATCAGCGATCACGCGGTGCGTTTCATTGCGGACCATGCGAAGGAAAACAAGGACAAGCCCTTCTTCATGTATGTGGCGTACACCGCGGCACACTGGCCCATGCATGCGAAGGAGGCAGACATGGCGAAGTACAGACACAGGTATGCTGCGGGTTACGATGCCGTGAGGGCAGCGCGACTGAAGAAGGCACGGGAGCTGGGTGTGGTGGATGAGAGCTGGGCCATCGCGCCGCAGGCGGGAGGCAAGTGGGAGGCGGTGAAGAATCGCGAATACGAAGAGCGCTGCATGGAGGTGTATGCGGCGATGGCGGATTGCATGGATCAGGGGATCGGGCGCATCGTGGAGGAACTGAAGAAGCAGGGGCGCTATGAGAATACGCTCATCTTCTTCATGCAGGACAATGGTGGTTGCGCGGAGACCATCGGCAGAGGCACTGGTGGTGGGAACAAGAAGAAGCAGAATGCAAACGCGGCCGGTGGTCCGGCGCAGCGACGTGCGGAGAAGCCCTCACCGTCGGCAGACTACCCGCAGCCCTCGTTGCCTCCGCTGGCGGCTGACTATCTGCAGCCTGACATGATTCCCAAGCAGACGCGCGATGGCTATCCCATGCGCCAGGGGTATGGCGTGATGCCGGGAGGTGCGGATACGTATTGCGGCTATGGCGAGGCATGGGCGAATGTGAGCAACACGCCCTTCCGCGAATACAAGCACTGGGTGCACGAGGGCGGTATCAGCACGCCATTGATCGCTCACTGGCCAGCGGGCACGGACCATCCGGGTCGGTTGGTGAAGGAACCGGCGCACCTCATCGATATCATGGCTACGGTGGTGGATCTGAGCGGGGCCACTTATCCGAAGGAGTTGGGTGGTGTTGCGATCACTCCCATGGAGGGGGTGAGTCTGAAGGCGCCTTTCCTGGGTGGCAAAGTGGTGCGCTCGCAGCCCATCTTCTGGGAGCATGAAGGGAACCGGGCAGTGCGTGACGGGAAGTGGAAGCTGGTGGCAAAGGGACCGCGCGGTAAATGGGAACTTTATGACATGGAGGCGGATCGCACGGAGCAGCATGACCTTGCGGGCCAGCATCAGGATGTGGTCAAGGATATGGCTGCGAAGTGGGAGGTGTGGGCGAAGCGCTCGCAGGTGATTCCGTGGATCTGGGGTGCGCCGTATGGGGAGGAGAAGGGGAAGAGTGGGAAGGAGAAGTGA
- a CDS encoding acyl-CoA dehydrogenase family protein, which produces MNSTNTPSDENTKSVIDTSKMSAGQRAALEMTEAARDDRERNLGFAASIFNGAPDSSRLLPFPVQSLEDRDQGDAFLARLKRFLDEHVDPDAIDREGEIPDDVLDGLRKLGAFGIKIPMKYGGLGLSQTNYSRAAMLLGSYCGNLAALLSAHQSIGVPQPLLMFGTEEQKARYLPRCAGGEISAFALTEPDVGSDPARMKTMAFPDGDDFIINGEKLWCTNGTKAGLLVVMAKTPTPKNPNATTAFIVEAHAPGVEVVRRCHFMGLRALYNGVMRFTNVRVPRANILGGEGRGLKVALTTLNTGRITLPAACAGLAARCVEVSTEWARTREQWGAPIGKHAAIADKLARMSAHRFAMEAMVRYVSSLVDKDKMADVRLEAALAKLWGSEKCWEIVDDTMQIRGGRGYETADSLRARGEPAIAVERFFRDARINTIFEGSSEIMRLFIAREMLDPHLRLGAAMFNPTLSLKDRAKVFFRAGKHYATWYPAKWIPLSDDADDRALHPSLEWPMRIARSRSRRLARGIFHAMLKFGPKLERQQLVLGRLVDIGTDIFALSCAVSHAQRIIEDAMTTHEEVDRVTELVSYLGRLVEARTGDLFRSLFSVTDSKGYFVAKRMMES; this is translated from the coding sequence ATGAACTCCACCAACACCCCATCCGATGAGAATACGAAGTCGGTGATCGACACTTCCAAGATGTCGGCCGGGCAACGCGCTGCGCTCGAAATGACCGAAGCAGCCCGTGACGATCGCGAGCGCAACCTTGGCTTCGCTGCCTCCATTTTCAATGGCGCCCCGGACAGCTCGCGCCTCCTCCCCTTCCCTGTGCAATCCCTGGAAGATCGCGACCAAGGCGATGCCTTCCTCGCGCGGCTGAAACGATTCCTCGATGAGCATGTCGATCCCGACGCCATCGACCGCGAGGGCGAGATCCCGGATGACGTGCTGGATGGCCTGAGGAAACTCGGTGCCTTCGGCATCAAGATTCCCATGAAATACGGCGGGCTCGGACTGAGCCAGACAAACTACTCACGCGCCGCGATGCTGCTCGGCAGCTACTGCGGCAATCTCGCCGCTCTGCTCTCCGCCCATCAATCGATTGGCGTGCCACAACCACTGCTCATGTTTGGCACCGAAGAGCAGAAGGCCAGGTACCTGCCTCGCTGCGCCGGTGGTGAGATCAGCGCCTTCGCACTCACCGAGCCAGATGTCGGCTCCGATCCCGCGCGCATGAAGACCATGGCCTTTCCAGACGGGGATGACTTCATCATCAACGGCGAGAAACTCTGGTGCACAAATGGCACCAAGGCCGGACTTCTCGTGGTGATGGCGAAAACGCCCACGCCAAAGAATCCAAACGCCACCACCGCCTTCATCGTGGAAGCCCATGCCCCGGGTGTGGAAGTGGTACGCCGCTGCCACTTCATGGGACTGCGAGCTCTCTACAATGGCGTGATGCGCTTTACCAATGTGCGTGTGCCGCGTGCGAACATCCTCGGAGGTGAAGGCCGCGGGTTGAAGGTGGCCCTCACCACGCTGAACACAGGTCGCATCACCCTGCCCGCCGCCTGCGCGGGACTCGCCGCACGTTGCGTGGAAGTCTCCACGGAATGGGCCAGGACCCGCGAGCAATGGGGCGCTCCCATCGGCAAACACGCCGCCATCGCAGACAAGCTCGCGCGCATGTCTGCGCATCGCTTCGCCATGGAAGCCATGGTGCGCTATGTGAGCTCCCTCGTGGACAAGGACAAGATGGCCGATGTGCGCCTCGAAGCCGCGCTGGCCAAGCTCTGGGGCTCCGAGAAGTGCTGGGAGATCGTGGATGATACGATGCAGATCCGCGGCGGTCGTGGCTACGAAACCGCCGACAGCCTCCGCGCTCGCGGCGAACCTGCCATTGCTGTGGAGCGCTTCTTCCGAGATGCACGCATCAACACCATCTTCGAAGGCAGTAGCGAGATCATGCGTCTCTTCATTGCACGTGAAATGCTGGACCCGCATCTGCGTCTGGGTGCGGCCATGTTCAATCCCACCCTGTCTCTGAAGGATCGTGCGAAGGTCTTCTTCCGCGCCGGGAAGCACTACGCCACCTGGTATCCCGCGAAGTGGATTCCCCTCTCTGATGATGCCGATGATCGTGCCCTGCATCCCTCATTGGAGTGGCCCATGCGCATCGCCCGCTCCCGCAGCCGCCGCCTCGCCCGCGGCATCTTCCACGCCATGCTGAAGTTTGGCCCGAAGCTGGAGCGTCAGCAACTGGTGCTCGGCCGCCTCGTGGACATCGGCACCGACATCTTCGCCCTGAGCTGCGCTGTCTCCCATGCCCAACGGATCATTGAAGACGCCATGACCACGCATGAAGAAGTGGATCGCGTCACCGAACTCGTGAGCTACCTCGGCAGACTCGTGGAAGCCAGAACTGGCGATCTCTTCCGCAGCCTCTTCAGCGTCACCGACAGCAAGGGCTACTTCGTCGCCAAGCGCATGATGGAGTCATAA
- a CDS encoding 3-hydroxyacyl-CoA dehydrogenase NAD-binding domain-containing protein, producing MDLFVLDPTQDPVEDTILRPQPAHAHRVHRTQCFHHEVDADGICWLTFDTPDSAANVWNLDTLDEFDCHIEELHRDTDIRALVIRSAKDRVYVAGADLKAVQTLPQDELNELLSLGQDVFTHLESLRIPKIALIHGACVGGGFEMTLACDWRIASDSDATRIGLPETQLGLVPAWGGCTRLSRLIGLPKAMDLIVRGKLLKSKHARRLGLVHEVVPVENMEALARRFAFKPTGAKKHHFHFTQVWPVPQYLRLRAKAMIHGKFPWTRKHAAAPVKAVEVITRGAAKSFEHSLALEQQAIRELTATDMTRRFIGAFLRKEAASKKLPKACIGANPRPVMNTAVIGSGVMGSGIAYTIAGKGTRVLMTDTKPEFLARGMGNIQKLVYTGLKSHALTRKQARETMDRIGTTAENVPLHRMDVIIEAVVEDMAVKKSLFKELASRCHEKTVLATNTSALSVTEMAADVPNPERVIGLHFFNPAHLMPLVEVIVTKHNTPEVIATVVKFVQSLGKTPILVQDRPGFVVNRILMPYLLGAVQLAETMRDPWALDDAMTEFGMPMGPLRLLDEIGFDVALHVEKTMRDAFGDRIPRSTLLTSMVHAGMLGRKNGRGFYRAFGSKAGDQPNPEVMKLLRPRALSAFANTDAMAEHLNGLMQKEAALVLEEGVASSAGDIELAMMLGSGYPPFQSLFPSQSNPSPQIT from the coding sequence ATGGACCTTTTCGTACTCGATCCCACACAGGACCCGGTGGAAGACACCATCCTGCGCCCGCAGCCTGCGCATGCGCATCGTGTGCATCGCACGCAATGTTTCCACCACGAGGTGGATGCAGACGGCATCTGCTGGCTCACCTTCGACACGCCGGACTCCGCGGCGAACGTGTGGAACCTGGACACGCTGGATGAGTTCGACTGCCACATTGAGGAGTTGCATCGCGATACGGACATCCGCGCGCTCGTCATCCGCAGCGCAAAGGACCGCGTCTATGTGGCCGGCGCAGACCTGAAGGCCGTACAGACTCTGCCTCAGGATGAGCTGAACGAATTGCTCTCCCTGGGCCAGGACGTCTTCACACACCTTGAATCCCTGCGCATTCCGAAGATCGCCCTCATTCACGGCGCCTGCGTTGGCGGCGGTTTTGAAATGACCCTCGCCTGCGACTGGCGCATCGCCAGTGATAGCGATGCCACACGCATCGGTCTGCCTGAGACACAACTCGGCCTCGTTCCCGCCTGGGGAGGTTGCACACGATTGTCGCGCCTCATTGGCCTGCCAAAGGCCATGGACCTCATTGTGCGTGGCAAGCTGCTGAAGTCGAAACACGCCAGGCGTCTCGGCCTAGTGCATGAAGTCGTGCCCGTGGAGAACATGGAAGCCCTCGCCCGACGCTTCGCCTTCAAACCCACCGGAGCGAAGAAGCACCACTTCCACTTCACTCAGGTCTGGCCCGTGCCGCAGTACCTGCGTCTGCGGGCGAAGGCGATGATTCATGGCAAGTTCCCCTGGACGCGCAAGCATGCTGCCGCGCCTGTGAAGGCCGTGGAAGTGATCACCCGCGGCGCAGCAAAGTCCTTCGAGCACTCACTCGCGCTGGAGCAGCAGGCCATTCGTGAGCTCACCGCGACAGATATGACCCGCCGCTTCATCGGCGCCTTCCTGCGCAAGGAGGCCGCGTCGAAGAAGCTGCCCAAGGCATGCATTGGCGCCAATCCACGCCCCGTGATGAACACTGCCGTCATCGGCTCCGGGGTCATGGGCTCAGGCATTGCGTACACCATCGCGGGAAAGGGCACCCGCGTGCTCATGACGGACACCAAGCCGGAATTCCTCGCTCGTGGCATGGGCAACATCCAGAAACTTGTCTACACGGGTCTGAAGAGTCACGCCCTCACCCGCAAGCAGGCTCGTGAAACGATGGATCGCATCGGCACCACCGCTGAAAATGTCCCGCTCCATCGCATGGACGTCATCATCGAAGCCGTGGTCGAAGACATGGCGGTGAAGAAAAGTCTCTTCAAGGAGCTCGCCAGCCGCTGTCATGAAAAGACCGTGCTCGCCACGAACACCTCCGCGCTCTCCGTGACTGAGATGGCGGCGGACGTTCCCAATCCTGAGCGCGTCATCGGCCTGCACTTCTTCAATCCCGCCCACCTCATGCCCTTGGTGGAGGTGATTGTGACAAAGCACAACACGCCCGAGGTCATCGCCACAGTGGTGAAGTTTGTGCAGTCGCTCGGCAAGACGCCCATCCTCGTGCAGGACCGTCCCGGTTTCGTGGTGAACCGCATCCTCATGCCCTACCTCCTGGGCGCAGTACAGCTCGCCGAAACCATGCGCGATCCCTGGGCGCTGGATGACGCCATGACCGAGTTCGGCATGCCGATGGGACCGCTGCGCCTGCTGGATGAGATCGGCTTCGACGTCGCTCTTCACGTGGAGAAGACCATGCGTGACGCCTTCGGCGATCGCATCCCGCGCTCCACGCTGCTCACGAGCATGGTGCACGCCGGCATGCTGGGCCGAAAGAATGGCCGCGGCTTCTACCGCGCCTTCGGCAGCAAGGCGGGTGACCAGCCCAATCCCGAGGTGATGAAGCTGCTCAGACCCCGAGCACTCTCCGCATTCGCCAATACGGATGCCATGGCAGAGCACCTGAACGGCCTCATGCAGAAGGAAGCCGCGCTCGTGCTCGAAGAAGGCGTAGCCTCCAGCGCCGGAGACATCGAACTCGCCATGATGCTCGGCTCCGGCTACCCGCCTTTTCAGTCCCTGTTCCCCTCCCAATCGAACCCATCCCCACAAATAACTTAA
- a CDS encoding thiolase family protein, translated as MKSLVILDGARTPFCRSGSALSEMHAADLGRLAASGALIRSGFDPALVDETIFGCVAQPADAANIARVIALRTGIPKEKPSMTVHRNCASGMEAVTTAHQKLAAGQGEVFLVGGVESMSQMPLLFRHEAALKFAMLGRAKTFGSRARAMAAFRPQDFMPLLALKMGLTDPVAELNMGETAEVLAREFGITRSEQDAFAVKSHLKAAAAAAFLAEEMVPAFSGTREVKAVMQDNGVRADSSVQKLAKLPTIFDPLTGTVTAGNSSQITDGAVAMIVCSEEKASSLGMQPLGRMVSYAYTGCDPERMGLGPVQASALALRRARWTLADVDLMELNEAFASQALAVLKCFRDPAAAKRAGLDTPLGEVDEARLNPQGGSIALGHPVGATGSRLILTALKQLKRTGKKRALVTLCVGGGQGGAVCLESL; from the coding sequence ATGAAATCTCTGGTTATTCTCGATGGTGCCAGGACACCCTTCTGCCGCTCTGGTTCCGCTCTCTCGGAAATGCATGCCGCGGACCTCGGCCGACTCGCGGCTTCAGGCGCGCTTATCCGAAGCGGCTTCGATCCTGCCTTGGTGGATGAGACCATCTTCGGCTGCGTCGCCCAGCCGGCGGATGCAGCGAATATCGCCCGCGTCATTGCCTTGCGCACTGGCATCCCGAAAGAGAAGCCCTCCATGACGGTGCACCGCAACTGTGCCTCCGGCATGGAGGCCGTGACCACCGCGCATCAGAAACTTGCCGCGGGACAGGGCGAAGTTTTTCTCGTCGGTGGTGTGGAGAGCATGTCCCAGATGCCACTGCTCTTCCGCCATGAAGCAGCACTGAAGTTTGCCATGCTGGGGCGGGCAAAGACCTTCGGCTCCAGGGCTCGCGCCATGGCGGCCTTCCGTCCGCAGGACTTCATGCCGCTGCTCGCGCTGAAGATGGGCCTCACCGATCCCGTGGCCGAACTGAACATGGGGGAAACCGCTGAAGTACTCGCTCGCGAGTTCGGTATCACACGCTCAGAGCAGGATGCCTTTGCCGTGAAATCCCATCTGAAGGCGGCGGCGGCCGCAGCATTCCTCGCAGAAGAAATGGTGCCCGCCTTCTCCGGCACGCGCGAGGTGAAGGCCGTGATGCAGGACAATGGCGTGCGAGCAGACAGCTCCGTGCAGAAGCTCGCGAAATTGCCTACCATCTTCGACCCGCTCACCGGCACGGTCACCGCGGGCAACTCCTCACAAATCACAGACGGAGCGGTCGCTATGATCGTATGCAGCGAGGAGAAAGCATCCTCACTCGGCATGCAGCCGCTGGGTCGCATGGTGAGCTATGCCTACACCGGTTGTGATCCGGAGCGCATGGGCCTCGGTCCAGTACAGGCCAGTGCGCTTGCACTGCGCCGTGCTCGCTGGACGCTGGCAGACGTAGATCTTATGGAGCTCAATGAAGCCTTCGCCTCGCAAGCATTGGCTGTGTTGAAATGCTTCCGCGATCCAGCCGCAGCAAAACGCGCTGGTCTCGATACCCCTCTGGGTGAGGTTGACGAAGCGCGGCTCAATCCTCAAGGCGGCTCCATCGCCCTCGGCCACCCCGTCGGTGCCACAGGATCTCGACTCATCCTCACTGCCCTGAAGCAACTCAAGCGCACCGGCAAGAAGCGCGCCCTCGTCACCCTCTGTGTCGGTGGCGGCCAGGGCGGCGCCGTCTGCCTCGAATCCCTCTGA
- a CDS encoding phenylacetate--CoA ligase family protein, whose translation MKPFLSSPLWDAGTPEFWKAWQVRRLREYLKHRVLPFSAHYHKMFEEHGIHPDDIRSFEDWAKVPLSSKGDLAGNREKQREFVLIPDQKVLKREPRTIFNAIFHGRQYAKDKLEAEFRPILLTSTTGRSSDPVPFVYTKHDLAHLELAGKRIMEVGRSDREYRHVNMFPYAPHLAFWQAHYAGLGLGTFMLSTGGGKTLGTEGNINLIERIQPDVIIGMPTFMYHVLRQAVEEKRRWPNIKRITLGGEKTPQGLRAKLRELCAQLGSLGVHIISTYAFTEAKMAWPECPTMPHEGASGFHLYPDLGIIELINSKTGEVVPDGTPGEIVYTSLDARGTVVLRYRTGDIAEGGITWDMCPHCGRHCPRLIGPISRVSEVRSLSLDKLKGTLVDFNMLEHLLDDQRGVAAWQIELRKRNDDPLECDEVLLHVTPDDAVSESTLREHLNRRFLEVTELKPNAITFHPLAEMRDMLGVGRLLKEEKLADRRPKVGTASSAPSSPSPSSQQSSVK comes from the coding sequence ATGAAACCATTCCTCTCCTCTCCACTGTGGGACGCCGGGACTCCGGAGTTCTGGAAAGCCTGGCAAGTCCGCCGCCTCCGCGAATACCTGAAACATAGGGTGCTGCCCTTCTCGGCGCACTATCACAAGATGTTCGAGGAGCACGGGATTCACCCGGATGACATCCGCTCCTTCGAAGACTGGGCAAAGGTCCCGCTCTCCAGCAAAGGTGACCTCGCGGGCAACCGGGAAAAGCAGCGCGAGTTTGTGCTCATTCCTGATCAGAAGGTCCTGAAGCGCGAGCCGCGCACGATCTTCAATGCCATCTTCCACGGCAGGCAGTATGCAAAGGACAAGCTGGAGGCGGAGTTCCGCCCCATCCTGCTGACCAGCACCACAGGCCGCAGCAGCGACCCGGTGCCTTTTGTATACACGAAGCATGACCTCGCCCACCTCGAGCTCGCAGGCAAGCGCATCATGGAAGTCGGCCGCAGCGACCGCGAGTACCGCCATGTGAATATGTTCCCTTATGCGCCGCACCTCGCCTTCTGGCAGGCGCACTACGCAGGACTGGGACTCGGTACTTTCATGCTCTCCACCGGTGGCGGGAAGACTCTCGGCACGGAGGGGAACATCAATCTCATCGAGCGCATCCAGCCCGATGTCATCATCGGCATGCCCACTTTCATGTATCACGTCCTGCGTCAGGCCGTGGAGGAGAAGCGGCGCTGGCCGAACATCAAGCGTATCACGCTCGGTGGTGAAAAGACACCCCAGGGGCTCCGCGCCAAACTGCGCGAACTCTGCGCCCAGCTCGGCTCGCTCGGTGTGCACATCATCAGCACCTACGCCTTTACGGAAGCCAAGATGGCCTGGCCGGAATGCCCCACCATGCCTCATGAAGGCGCGAGTGGATTCCACCTGTATCCGGACCTCGGAATCATCGAGCTCATCAATTCCAAGACGGGAGAAGTGGTGCCGGATGGCACGCCCGGTGAAATCGTCTACACCTCGCTGGATGCCCGCGGCACCGTGGTGCTGCGCTATCGCACCGGCGACATTGCCGAAGGCGGCATCACGTGGGACATGTGTCCGCACTGCGGCCGCCACTGCCCGCGCCTCATCGGCCCCATCTCGCGTGTGAGCGAGGTACGCAGCCTGAGTCTGGACAAGCTCAAGGGCACCCTGGTGGACTTCAACATGCTGGAGCATCTGCTCGATGACCAGCGCGGTGTCGCCGCCTGGCAGATTGAGCTGCGCAAACGCAACGATGACCCGCTGGAGTGCGACGAGGTGCTGCTGCACGTGACACCTGACGACGCGGTCAGCGAGAGCACCTTGCGAGAGCACCTGAACCGCCGCTTCCTGGAGGTGACCGAGTTGAAGCCGAATGCCATCACCTTTCACCCGCTCGCGGAGATGCGTGACATGCTCGGCGTGGGCCGGTTGCTGAAGGAAGAAAAGCTCGCGGACCGTCGCCCCAAGGTGGGCACAGCCAGCTCTGCGCCCTCGTCCCCCTCGCCGTCCTCACAGCAGTCGTCTGTGAAGTGA